The Aquidulcibacter paucihalophilus genomic interval GAAGGCCCGCACCGATTCCTTGTGCTCAAAGGCCCAGCGCAGCCGGACCCCGTGATTGAACCATGCCTGGGCCTCGGGAATTTCGGTATCGACCGCGAAGCCGCCGGTTCCGAAGCCCTCGACCATGACCATGTCCGCGACCGGTGTGCCGGTGTTGGCGGAGACGGCGGGCCCGCAGACCTGGGGCCGTTCGATCCGGTCGAGCATGGCACGCTCGGCCGTCGCGTCAGCGACGGCGGCTGGGCCGATCAGGGAAACGGTCAGGGCGACGCCGGCCAACAGAAGTTTGCGCATGATCGGGGCCTCCCCTGCCCTTGCCGTCACCTTGTCTCGAAAGCCGGCGTTCGCCAAGCGCCGAGGCGGGGTCAGCCGCAGTCCACACGCTCGATGATACCGGTCGCCTCGACGAACCGGATGTTCAGCCGGTCCGGCCGCAGGTCCTTCGTCGTCGGGCAGGTGGTGCAGACGATCCGGACGTTGGCACCCTGCGGGAAGGACACCGCACCGACATGCGAACCGATCAGGGAGCGGGCGGCATCGGCGTCGCATTGCTGCGGAATCGGCACTGTGTCCGGCTCAACCGGCGCGCAGGCCGCGAGGGCGAGACCGGCGGCGACGATCAGGCCCCTCATCCGCATTTGACCTCGCGGATCACGCCGGTGGGCTCCTCGAAAAGGATGTTCAGGCGACCGGGGCTGTAGTCCATGGTCACCGGACAGGTGGTGCAGGTGACGCGCCAGACTTCGCCGGACGGCCGCGCGGGCAGTTCAGAGCGGTTGCGGCCGACGTAGCGTTGATACTGGTCAGCCTTGCACCGGGAGGGATCGTCTTCCGGCGGAACCGGCGCCGGGTCGCCCGCGTCGACGGGTGCGCAGGCCGCGACCAGCAGGGCCGTTGCGGCGAGGGTGAGGGCCTGGAATTTCATAGGCTCGTCTCCTGTGGCGGGCTCAGCCGCAGCGGACCTGTTCGACGACTTCGGTCTGCTCGTTGAAGAAGATGTTGAGGCGGGTCGGCGAATAGTCCTCGGTGACCGGGCATGTCGTGCAGGTGACGCGCCGGTTCACCACATCAACGGGAACGGGGATTTCGGTCTTCGGTTTCCCGACCAGCCATTGAAGTTCGCCCGCGCGACACATGTCGGCCGTCGGGTTCGACGAGCGTGAGCCGGTCGGCTGGTTGATCTGGGCTTCCTCGATCGTGCGGGGTGCCAGGGCCTCCGAGGCGGGCGCCGCGCACGCCGCCAGCGCCAGCAGGGCGATCAGGCCGCCTTTTCCCAGCGTCCTTCCGGAGACTGTTTCCAGTAGGCCAGTGCCGCGCCCGCATCCTTCAGCGACTTCCACCGGACCCGCGCGCCCGTCAGCGCCGTCTCGTCGCGTCCGTCGAAGATGATGAAGCATCGCTCGAAGCCTTTCGTGTCGCCCAGTTCTGAGCCGTCCACAATGAACAGCGCCTGAGCGGCGTTCGGGTTCTCAAGCGATTCGGTCAGCAGTATGGGCTGACGCGCCGCCTCCGGCCCGGACGCCCGCCCATGGGCGAGGAAGCTGTCGTCGCGGTACGTCCAGAGCCGCTCGTCGATGTCGTCGAGCAAACGCGGATCGGCGGCGCGCACCAGCGCCCGCCAACCCCGCTCGCGCGTCTTTTCCATCAGGCCGGGCAGCACCTGTTCGAGGGTCGACCGCTCGAGGTGGTAGAACCAGATTTCCGGCTTGGCGTCAGACACCCGGTCCTACCTTTTCAGAGCCTCAGGACTCGTAGCTGTCGGCCACCATCCGGTCGAGCGTACGCACGCCCCAGCCGACGGCACCGTCCGGAACCGTCGGGTTGCGGCTGTCCTTGACCCAGGCGGTCGGGGCGATGTCGATATGGGCCCAGGGCACACCATTGGTGAAGCGCTGCAGGAACAGGGCGGCGGTGATCGAGCCGCCGGCGCGGCCGTTGCCGGTGTTCTTCACGTCGGCGATCGGGGTGTCGATGTGGCGCTCGTAGAAGGCCGGGATCGGCATCCGCCAGGCGTTCTCGCCGACCTTGGGACCGGCGGCGAGGAAGTTGTTCGCCAGTTCGTCGGAGTTGGAGAACACGCCGGCATACTCGAGCCCGAGGGCCACGATCATGGCCCCGGTCAGGGTGGCGAGATCGAGCATGAATTTCGGCTTGAACCGGTCCTGGGTGTACCAGAGGCAGTCAGCCAGAACGAGGCGGCCTTCCGCGTCGGTGTTCAGGATCTCGACCGACTGGCCCGACAGCGACATGACCACGTCACCCGGACGCTGGGCATTGCCGTCCGGCATGTTCTCGACCAGGCCGATGACGCCGATCGCATTGACCTTCGCCTTGCGGCCGGCGAGCGCATGCATCAGGCCGACGACGGCGGCCGAGCCGCCCATGTCCCACTTCATCTCTTCCATGCCGTCGGCCGGCTTGATCGAGATGCCGCCGGTGTCGAAGGTCACGCCCTTGCCGACGAAGGCGATCGGCTGATCGCCCTTGTTGCCGCCGTTCCACTTCATGATGACGACCTGGCTGTCGCGCACACTGCCCTGGCCCACGGCCAGCAGGGTGCGGAAGCCGAGCTTCTCAAGCTCTTTCTCGCCGAGGACCTCGACTTCGAGGCCCAGCTTCTCGAGCGCCTTCACGCGCTTCGCATATTCTTCCGGGTAGAGGACGTTGGCCGGTTCGGCGACGAGATCACGGGCGAACTCGACCGCCGTGGCGATGGCGGCATGCGCCGCATAGGCGGCCTCAGCGGCCTTCGGGTCGGCGGCGACGACGCGAATCGTCTCGATCGACGGCGTCTTCTCCGGTTTCAGCTTGGTGCGGTATTTGAGGAACCGGTAGGCGGCCAGACGGGCGGCAAAGGCAGCGCGGGCTGCCTGGTCGGCGGTCAGGTGGGCGGCGTCGAGGGTCAGGGCGGACGCGCCCGACAGCTTCACCGCATGATAGGCGGCACCGGCAGCGGACTCGAGCGCGAGGTCGTCAAACTTGCCGGCCTCACCAGCGCCGCTGAGCAGGATGGTCCCGGCGTCGACCCCGGCCGGGGCGGCGACGATCAGGGTGCTGTTCGAGCCGCCGGTGAACCGGCTGGCAGTCATCGCCTTCGTCAGGGCTCCGGAGGTCGCCGTATCGAGCTGCGGGCCCGTGCCGGCCAGAACCCGGCCTTCGTGGACCAGAACGGCCAGAACCTCAGCGGCGCCCGCGGACGCGACGAACTCGATCTGCATTTACTACTCCCGCCGGGCGATACGCCCCGGCTCTGTGTCGATGGTATGAGCGCGCGCGGTTTCACCGGCGCAGTCGGGTGTGTATTAGATGCGCTCCCTCGCCGTCGCCTGCAATGTGCGAATTCTTTCGAAACATGACACTGATCCAAGGCTACCTTTTCCGGCAGATCGGGCGCCCCGTGGTGGCTGCGTGCGCTGCGCTGGCCGGAATCGGTATCCTGAGCCAGAGCCTCGACCAGCTGGAAGTCATCGTCGAGCGCGGCCAGAGCGTCTGGGTGATGGTCAAGCTGACCCTGCTGGCCGTGCCGCAGCTGCTGGCGGTCATCATTCCGATCGGCCTGTTCGTCGGTGCTCTGATCGCCCTGACACGTCTCCAGCGGGAGCAGGAACTGACCGCGGTCTTCGCCTCCGGGGTCACGCGCTGGTCGGCGATCCGGCCGGCCGTCCGGATCGCGGCGATCGCGGCCTTGCTGACCCTGGTGGTCACGACGGTGGGTCAGCCATGGGCGCAACGTCAGGCGCGGGCCGAGGCCTTTGCCGTCCGCACCGATCTGGCCGCCTTGCTGGTCGAGGAAGGACAGTTCGTCCGGGGGCCCAACGGGCTGACCGTCTACGTCCAACAGATCGAACAAAACGGCCTGCTCAAGAACCTGTTCGTCTACATGACCGACGGCGATGATGCGGTCACATGGGATGCTGCCGAGGCGCGGTTCGGGCGGATTGAGGGCCTGCCGGTCCTGACAATGAAGAACGCGTCGACCACCCGCTACTCGAGCCGGGGGGTCCTGACCTACGCATCATTCGCCCAAACCGTCGTCGATCTCTCGCCCTATGCGGCCATGACCGAGCAGGTCCGCTACAAGCCGTCGGACCTGTATCTGACCCAGCTGTTCAATCCGTCGCCGGCGGACCTTGAGCGGGTCGGATCGGCGGGCGAGCTGATGGCAGAGGGGCACTCCAGACTGTCGGCCCCGCTCTACGCCCTGATGGCCATGGCCATGGCGCTGACGGCGATCCTGGGGGGGCCGTTCAGCCGGACGGGATACGGGCTGCGAATCGCCAAGGTCGCGGGCGTTTTCCTGCTCGTGCGCATCGCCGGCTATGGCGTGGTCTCCGCCAGCGCCTGGAACGGCTGGCTGAACATCTTCCAGTATCTGCTGCCGATCGTGGCGACGGTCGTCGCCCTGAGGTTGCTGTTCCGGGCGCTCAAGCCCCGCCGGCGGCCCGTCTGGCCGGCCTATGAGCGGCTGAAGGCGCGGTTCGCATGATCAGCCGCACCTCCCTGCCCGTCCCCTGGCTGCGACTGGGTCGAATCGAACGCTATGTGCTGGTCCAGCAGGCGCGGTCGCTGGGCATAGCGCTGGGCGTCATCGCCGCCCTGATCATGCTGATCGACTTCGTGGAGATCTCCCGCGGCGTCGGCTCGGATGTCGACCTGTCTGGCGTGCGCATCCTCGGGCTGATGCTGCTGAAGTCGCCGCAGGTGATCATCCAACTGCTGCCGTTCGTCTTCCTGTTCGGGACGCTGGCGGCCTTTGTTGGCCTGAACCGGCGCAGCGAGCTGATCGCCATGCGGGCGGCGGGCGTGTCCGCCTGGCGGTTCGTGCTTCCGGCGGCCGGCGCAGCCCTGATGTTCGGCGTGATCACCGTCGCGGCCCTCGGGCCGCTGGCGGCCTCCGCTGACGGCCTGTTCCAGCGCGAGCGGGCGCGACTGTCCGGATCCGCGGCCGGGGCGGAGGCCCGCCCGACCGTCTGGATCCGAGAGGGCGACGACACCCGTCAGATGGTGATCCGCGCCGAGCGTCAGGACCGGTCGAACGCCCGGCTGCTGGACGTGACCTTCTTCATCTACACCAATGACGCCGCGGGCATGCGGACCTTCTCCGAGCGGATCGACGCCGAGTCGGCGTCGCTGTCGAACGGCAGCTGGCGGCTGGTCGATGCGGTCGGGGCGGAGATCGGCCAGCGTGCCGTGCGCTACGCCACCCTGGACCTGCCCTCGAGCCTGGCCGACGAAGAGGCGTTCGAACGGTTCGCCCGACCGCAGGCGACCTCCTTCTGGTCCCTGCCGGCGCAGATCGACCGGGTGGAGGCCGCGGGCTTCTCGTCGACGGCCTACCGGCTCCGGCTGCAGCAGCTGCTGGCCACGCCACTGATGTTCGCGGCCATGTCGATCCTGGCCGCCGCCTTCTCCCTGCGACTGATGCGGCTGGGCGATCTGGCGCGGATGAGCGTCGCCGCCGTGGTGCTTGGGTTCGGGTTTTTCTTCGTCAATCAGGCGGCGTCCGCCTTCGGATCGGCGGAAGTGATCCCGCCATGGCTTGCGGCCTGGCTTCCGCCCTTGCTGACAGCGCTCGCCGCCTTCACCTTGCTGTTCTATACCGAAGACGGCTAAGCGAACCGGCCTGCCATCCGGCTTGCCGGACCGTCCGCCCTTCAGAGTGATTTCTTGCATGCAGCGTGATCGCCGCGCGCCCGATTTGGGAGCCTTGCGCTACCGGCTTCTGGCCGGTGCGGCCGCCATCGCGCTGTCGTCTCTGGCGGGTGCGGCCCAGGCGCAGCAGGCGCCCGCAGCGACATCCCCGGTGCCGCCCGGTGCCGACGGACTGGCCCCGGAAGCGGTCTATATCGAAGCGGATTCCGCCGGCCGGACGGGCGATGTGATCACGGCGGAAGGTGCCGGAGCCGACCGCGTCCTGGCCCGGTTCCGCGGCGCGACCCTGAGAGCCGGCGCCGTCACCTATGACCTCGGGCTCGGCATCGCCACGGCGGACCGGCAGGTCGAGTTCAGTGATCCCGAGGGCAATGTCGTCTTCGCCAGCCATCTGGAGCTCGGCTCGGATCTGAAGACGGGCGTAGCGGTCGATTTCGCCACCCGCCTGCGCAACGGGGCCAGCCTGATGGCGGCGACGGCCGTGCGCCGGAGCGAGAACGTCAACGAGCTCAACTACGCCCTCTTCACCCCCTGCCCGATCTGCGACACCGACGGAAATCCGAAGGAGCCCAGCATCTCCATCCAGGCGGAGAAGGTCGTCCAGGACGAGGAGTTGCGCGCGATCCTGTATCGCAATGCCGTGTTCCGGGTCGGCGGCGTGCCCGTGTTTTACCTGCCGTTCTTCGCCCACCCTGATCCGACCGTCGAACGGGCCTCAGGCTTCCTCGTGCCCATCCCCAGCTATGATGAGGGACGCGGCCTGAGCCTTGAGGTGCCCTATCTTCATGTGGTGTCGCCGTCCGAGGACTGGCTGATCAGCCCGCAGCTGAACACCGACGTCGCGCCCCTGCTGAACCTGCAATGGCGCCGCCGGTTCGCCGACGGGATGATCGTCGCCCGTGGCGGTTACACCTACGAGCGCAGCTTCGGGGACTTCGACCTCGACAACGACGGCGACGCCGAGAGCAACGTCAAATACGGCGATCGCACGAGCCGCAGCTATTTCCTCGGCCACGGCCGATTCGATCCCATGGGCCCGTGGCGCTGGGGTTTCACTGTCGAGCGCGTGTCGGACAAGACCCTGTTCGACCGCTACGACGTCCGTGATCCCTATCAGGACAACGGCCTCTATTATGGCGACCAGCGGCGGCTGATCAGCCAGCTGTACGCCGAGCGGCAGACCGCGCGGTCCTATCTGTCGGTTGCCGCCTTCGACCTGCAGAGCCTGCGGGTCAGCGTTTTCGATCCCGTAACGCCGGCGTTGAACGAGTTCGAGGCGGACGGTGCCCTGCCGGTGGTCGCACCGCTGGTCGAGGCGCGCTGGGAGCCGGACGGCCCGATATTCGGCGGCCGTCTGCGGCTGCGGGGATCCGCCGTGTCGCTGTATCGCGACGACTATGTCGGCGGCCCCGTGCTGCGGCCCCAGATCATTCCGGCCGTGCTGACGCCGGATCTGCCCGGCGTCGACAGCCGTCGGATTTCGGGTCAGGCCGAATGGCGGCGCACCCTGATCTCGCCGCTGGGCGTGCGGTGGGAAACCTTCGTCGATGTCCGCGCCGACTTCTATTCCGTCGGTGACCTGCCGCCCATGCTGGGGCTGGAGGAGGAAGCTATTTCCCGCGGCCGCGCCACGGCGGGCCTCGACATCAGCTATCCCCTGTTCCGCAGCGTCGGCCCCGGTGCCGACCTGATCCTGGAGCCGATGGCGCAGCTGTCGGCCTCGACCGCGTCCGACCTCGATCCGCGCATCCCCATCGAGGACAGCCAGACGCTGGAGCTGGACGAGAGTTCGCTGTTCCGGACCGACCGGTTCCCCGGCTACGACCTTTATGAAGGCGGTCTGCGTCTGACCCTCGGGACCCGCGCGACCCTGCGCTGGAACGAGGGCCGGCAGGCCAGCCTGTTCATCGGCCGCAGCTATCGCGCCGACGAGGAGCCGGCCTTCCTGACCCCGGTCCCGGACCTGCCGAGCCAGCTCTATGATCCGAGCGGCCTCGCCTCCCAGACCTCCGACTGGGTCGTGCAGGGCAGCTTCTCGCCCTCTGACCGGATCCGCGGCTGGGGCCACGCCACGATCGATGCCTCCGGCGAAATCCGTCGGGCGGAAGCGGCGGTGGATGGCCGCTGGGGCCGGCGCAATCTGGCGACCGTCAGCTACATCATCGACCGCTCCAATCCGTTGCCCGGCCCTTCAAACCGCAACTACGAATTCGTGCAGCTGTCTGCACAGCAGTTCGTCTATGGCAACTGGGGCGTGGCAGTTTCGGCGACGGCCGACTTCGATCCCCAGCCGCGTCCGGGCGATCCCGACCCCGACTTTCTTGTAACCAGGTCCGAAGTCGGCCTGCTGTTCGATGACGACTGTTTCCGCTTCGAGATCGGTTACCGGCGCGACAACACCCGGGTTCGCCCGACCGGGCCGTCCGAGGGCATCTATGTGCGCCTAAACCTCGCCACTTTCGGCGGTACAGGGTATTGACGCAGCGACGGGCGCTGACGGCCGCGCGGCCCGGGGGCGCGCGGTTCGCAAATCCGGGACGAAAACCGGACCAGCGCCGCTTGAGGAACCAGGACTGACATGGGTTTGCAGCGTTACATGACGGGCGTGGCGATCGCCGCCCTCCTGGCCGGTTCGGCCATGGCCCAGACCGCGCCTCCGGCGCAGCCTGCCGCCGCCGGCAATCTGAATCCCGCGGCCGAGGCCGCGCCGGTCGCGCCACCCGCCGCGCCGGCCTTCCAGATGTCGGACGGCATCCTGGCCACGGTCAATGACAGCGTCATCACCGGGTTCGACCTGCGCCAGCGCATGCTGTTGCTGATCGCCATGACCCAGGTGCAGCCGACGCCCGAGAACATTCCGGCCATCCAGCAGCAGGCCCTGAACGCCCTGATCGACGAGCGTCTGCAGACGCAGGAGCTCAGGAGCTTCGAGGATCTGGTCGTCTCCGACGAACAGGTGGAGCAGGAAATCACGGCCATGGCCCAGGAAGTGGGTGCCTCGCCCCAGGCCTATGTGGACTTCCTCACCCAGGGCGGCATCCGTCCGAGCACCCTGCGCGAGCAGCTGCGGACCCAGATCGGCTGGTCGCAACTGGTCGGCGGCCGGTTCCAGAGCCGCGCCCGCGTCAGCCGCTCCGCCGTGGCCGCCGCCCTGCGTCAGGTGTCGGAAGCCGCGTCGAAGAAGCAGTATCTGATCGGCGAAATCTACATCGAGTCCGCCCGGGTCGGCGGCCAGCAGGCCGCGCTGAACGGCGCGAATCAGCTGGTGCAGCAGATGGTCCAGGGCGCGCCGTTCCAGGCCGTGGCCCAGCAGTTCTCGGCGGCCCCCTCCGCAACCCGTGGCGGCGACGCCGGCTGGGTTGTCGAAGGCACCATGCAGCCGGCCCTGCAACAGGCGCTGGACCAGCTTCAGGTCGGCCAGCTCTCGCGGCCCATCCCCGTCGATGGCGGCGTCTATATCGTCTACATGCGCGACAAACGGGACGGCGCATCGGCCAGCCTCGTAACGATCAAACAGGTGATGATCGAACTGCCGGATACGGCCAGCGAAGCGGAAGTGGCGGCGGCGACGACGCGGCTCGAAGCCCTGCGTCCGCAACTGACCTGCGACACCATGCTGGCCCGCGCCACCTCCGAGACGGGGCTGCTCGGTGCCGATCTGGGTGAAGCCGATGTCCAGAACCTGGCCCCGCAGTTCCAGCAGGTCGCCCGGTCCGCGGAAGTCGGTTCGGTCAGCACGCCCGTGCGCACCCCGCTCGGCGTCCACCTGCTGGGCGTCTGCGGCCGTCGCGTCGGCGGCACCGAAGCCCCCAATCCGCAGGAAGTCGAGAACACCCTGTTCCGCCAGAACCTCGCCACCCTCGGCCGCCGCTATATGCGCGACCTGCGCGAGGACGCGCTCATCGAGTACAAGTAATGACCCCCGGCACCGCGCCGCTGGCCCTGTCCATGGGCGAACCGGCGGGCGTGGGGCCGGAGATCATTGCTGCGGCCTGGGCGGCGCTCAGGACAGACGGGCCGGCCTTCGTCGTGATCGGCGACGCCGCCCTGCTGCGGCTGCAGGGCCTGCCCGTGGAAGCGGTTCTGACCGTCGCTGACGCCGTCGACGTCTTTGGCCGGGCCATTCCTGTGCTGGACCATCCCCTGCCCGCGCCCGTCACGCCGGGTCGTCCCGAGCCGGCCAACGCCGGGGCCGTGGCCGACTGGATCGAACAGGCTGTCAATCTGGCCCTCTCCGGCGAAGCCTCGGGCGTCGTCACCGCCCCCATCGCCAAGGCCCCGCTCTACGCCGCGGGCTTCCGCTTCCCCGGCCATACCGAGTTCATCGCCGAACTGACCGCCGACGTCCCGTTCGCCGGTACGCGCGGGCCGGTGATGATGCTGACGGCCAAAGACCTGCGCGCCTGTCTGGTGACCATCCACGCCCCGCTGGCCGAGGTTCCGGAACTGGTCACGGCCGAACGGGTCTGCCGCACCGCCCGCGTCGTGCATGAAG includes:
- a CDS encoding I78 family peptidase inhibitor produces the protein MKFQALTLAATALLVAACAPVDAGDPAPVPPEDDPSRCKADQYQRYVGRNRSELPARPSGEVWRVTCTTCPVTMDYSPGRLNILFEEPTGVIREVKCG
- a CDS encoding DNA polymerase III subunit chi, coding for MSDAKPEIWFYHLERSTLEQVLPGLMEKTRERGWRALVRAADPRLLDDIDERLWTYRDDSFLAHGRASGPEAARQPILLTESLENPNAAQALFIVDGSELGDTKGFERCFIIFDGRDETALTGARVRWKSLKDAGAALAYWKQSPEGRWEKAA
- a CDS encoding leucyl aminopeptidase — encoded protein: MQIEFVASAGAAEVLAVLVHEGRVLAGTGPQLDTATSGALTKAMTASRFTGGSNSTLIVAAPAGVDAGTILLSGAGEAGKFDDLALESAAGAAYHAVKLSGASALTLDAAHLTADQAARAAFAARLAAYRFLKYRTKLKPEKTPSIETIRVVAADPKAAEAAYAAHAAIATAVEFARDLVAEPANVLYPEEYAKRVKALEKLGLEVEVLGEKELEKLGFRTLLAVGQGSVRDSQVVIMKWNGGNKGDQPIAFVGKGVTFDTGGISIKPADGMEEMKWDMGGSAAVVGLMHALAGRKAKVNAIGVIGLVENMPDGNAQRPGDVVMSLSGQSVEILNTDAEGRLVLADCLWYTQDRFKPKFMLDLATLTGAMIVALGLEYAGVFSNSDELANNFLAAGPKVGENAWRMPIPAFYERHIDTPIADVKNTGNGRAGGSITAALFLQRFTNGVPWAHIDIAPTAWVKDSRNPTVPDGAVGWGVRTLDRMVADSYES
- a CDS encoding LptF/LptG family permease, coding for MTLIQGYLFRQIGRPVVAACAALAGIGILSQSLDQLEVIVERGQSVWVMVKLTLLAVPQLLAVIIPIGLFVGALIALTRLQREQELTAVFASGVTRWSAIRPAVRIAAIAALLTLVVTTVGQPWAQRQARAEAFAVRTDLAALLVEEGQFVRGPNGLTVYVQQIEQNGLLKNLFVYMTDGDDAVTWDAAEARFGRIEGLPVLTMKNASTTRYSSRGVLTYASFAQTVVDLSPYAAMTEQVRYKPSDLYLTQLFNPSPADLERVGSAGELMAEGHSRLSAPLYALMAMAMALTAILGGPFSRTGYGLRIAKVAGVFLLVRIAGYGVVSASAWNGWLNIFQYLLPIVATVVALRLLFRALKPRRRPVWPAYERLKARFA
- the lptG gene encoding LPS export ABC transporter permease LptG, with translation MISRTSLPVPWLRLGRIERYVLVQQARSLGIALGVIAALIMLIDFVEISRGVGSDVDLSGVRILGLMLLKSPQVIIQLLPFVFLFGTLAAFVGLNRRSELIAMRAAGVSAWRFVLPAAGAALMFGVITVAALGPLAASADGLFQRERARLSGSAAGAEARPTVWIREGDDTRQMVIRAERQDRSNARLLDVTFFIYTNDAAGMRTFSERIDAESASLSNGSWRLVDAVGAEIGQRAVRYATLDLPSSLADEEAFERFARPQATSFWSLPAQIDRVEAAGFSSTAYRLRLQQLLATPLMFAAMSILAAAFSLRLMRLGDLARMSVAAVVLGFGFFFVNQAASAFGSAEVIPPWLAAWLPPLLTALAAFTLLFYTEDG
- the lptD gene encoding LPS assembly protein LptD; this translates as MRYRLLAGAAAIALSSLAGAAQAQQAPAATSPVPPGADGLAPEAVYIEADSAGRTGDVITAEGAGADRVLARFRGATLRAGAVTYDLGLGIATADRQVEFSDPEGNVVFASHLELGSDLKTGVAVDFATRLRNGASLMAATAVRRSENVNELNYALFTPCPICDTDGNPKEPSISIQAEKVVQDEELRAILYRNAVFRVGGVPVFYLPFFAHPDPTVERASGFLVPIPSYDEGRGLSLEVPYLHVVSPSEDWLISPQLNTDVAPLLNLQWRRRFADGMIVARGGYTYERSFGDFDLDNDGDAESNVKYGDRTSRSYFLGHGRFDPMGPWRWGFTVERVSDKTLFDRYDVRDPYQDNGLYYGDQRRLISQLYAERQTARSYLSVAAFDLQSLRVSVFDPVTPALNEFEADGALPVVAPLVEARWEPDGPIFGGRLRLRGSAVSLYRDDYVGGPVLRPQIIPAVLTPDLPGVDSRRISGQAEWRRTLISPLGVRWETFVDVRADFYSVGDLPPMLGLEEEAISRGRATAGLDISYPLFRSVGPGADLILEPMAQLSASTASDLDPRIPIEDSQTLELDESSLFRTDRFPGYDLYEGGLRLTLGTRATLRWNEGRQASLFIGRSYRADEEPAFLTPVPDLPSQLYDPSGLASQTSDWVVQGSFSPSDRIRGWGHATIDASGEIRRAEAAVDGRWGRRNLATVSYIIDRSNPLPGPSNRNYEFVQLSAQQFVYGNWGVAVSATADFDPQPRPGDPDPDFLVTRSEVGLLFDDDCFRFEIGYRRDNTRVRPTGPSEGIYVRLNLATFGGTGY
- a CDS encoding peptidylprolyl isomerase — encoded protein: MGLQRYMTGVAIAALLAGSAMAQTAPPAQPAAAGNLNPAAEAAPVAPPAAPAFQMSDGILATVNDSVITGFDLRQRMLLLIAMTQVQPTPENIPAIQQQALNALIDERLQTQELRSFEDLVVSDEQVEQEITAMAQEVGASPQAYVDFLTQGGIRPSTLREQLRTQIGWSQLVGGRFQSRARVSRSAVAAALRQVSEAASKKQYLIGEIYIESARVGGQQAALNGANQLVQQMVQGAPFQAVAQQFSAAPSATRGGDAGWVVEGTMQPALQQALDQLQVGQLSRPIPVDGGVYIVYMRDKRDGASASLVTIKQVMIELPDTASEAEVAAATTRLEALRPQLTCDTMLARATSETGLLGADLGEADVQNLAPQFQQVARSAEVGSVSTPVRTPLGVHLLGVCGRRVGGTEAPNPQEVENTLFRQNLATLGRRYMRDLREDALIEYK
- the pdxA gene encoding 4-hydroxythreonine-4-phosphate dehydrogenase PdxA, translated to MTPGTAPLALSMGEPAGVGPEIIAAAWAALRTDGPAFVVIGDAALLRLQGLPVEAVLTVADAVDVFGRAIPVLDHPLPAPVTPGRPEPANAGAVADWIEQAVNLALSGEASGVVTAPIAKAPLYAAGFRFPGHTEFIAELTADVPFAGTRGPVMMLTAKDLRACLVTIHAPLAEVPELVTAERVCRTARVVHEAMKRDFGIAAPRLALAALNPHAGESGSIGLEEIEVLIPAAVSLRAEGIAISDPRPADTLFHDDARATYDAVLCLYHDQALIPVKTLDFWGGVNTTLGLPVIRTSPDHGTGFDIAGKGVARADSLIAAIRLAGTMAAARAAG